The following are encoded together in the Theileria orientalis strain Shintoku DNA, chromosome 1, complete genome genome:
- a CDS encoding DNA-directed RNA polymerase subunit alpha, with translation MKYDVIRIVFIIILSADLHSSALYLNHNFSGRLKHNFYSFRYLYITQPNISHWKPSNIREKYVNARETAGRASILSALNPKNAELHPESLSGVEPKITPEELEKLKKKGLLDGDVKSWRNWHIVTRGRTLVFHDSVGEWDDIGTKMLPEADKNLKITEPYALRKPLKYWGFLRGIDDNIMSYPIMQEYYRDTYGKIDVHEHGGNNPLYNPLLFQPFYGMDKDRKGIGYHAPMLFKGWIGGDKNTPTKVKEASDIIRIPDSGRLYQKFYMGPYPVTMGWTIGSLLKVMTLSRCPGHAIVALKIHNMEKDTTVPGVHDDLLNIALNLKSVSLQTLEPGREARVRTLIKGPAMLCAGALEWPPFVKVANPETYITKLDEGAELDLEIKIEWGRGFWIADTKGLYRTEEGADSLCHKRRNIKEVDEEDFYPTSCVFGGCRMIRLSVHKLMGQRWCAMTYTCPDPMDQLVVEIWTDVSTTPKDVLDFGLTEVIAWITELKRQISHDVDFENEDEQLKDVWEKIDKYGSLKHRQELMGGPPVVPLHESGIIPNLKESDCHYLHPGDHKRIPQAPFSLPNDRPDRPSLDTLQWLAEQLQSEEYEDESEINAKNYEKFVPKPVEDTFENKDIDLLPVNAEMIASLRMSGFNTMSDIMGFTVEELSHYPGFTVDAARSIKSFLDENRTPNV, from the exons atgaaATATGACGTGATACgaattgtatttattattattttatctgCTGATTTACACTCCTCAGCACTTTATCTAAATCATAATTTTAGTGGAAGGCTGAAACACAACTTTTATTCCTTCCGCTATTTGTACATTACACAGCCAAATATTTCACACTGGAAACCAAGTAATATTCGtgaaaaatatgtaaatgcCAGAGAAACAGCTGGTAGAGCCTCGATTCTGTCTGCTCTCAACCCCAAGAATGCTGAGTTACACCCTGAATCCCTTAGTGGAGTAGAACCTAAGATAACTCCCGAAGAGCTGGAAAAACTTAAGAAGAAAGGTTTGCTGGACGGAGATGTCAAGAGTTGGAGAAACTGGCACATTGTAACCAGAGGTAGAACGCTCGTTTTCCATGATTCTGTAGGAGAATGGGATGACATTGGGACTAAAATGCTTCCAGAGGCTGACAAAAACTTGAAGATTACGGAACCGTACGCTCTGAGAAAGCCGCTCAAGTATTGGGGATTTTTGAGGGGAATA GACGACAACATAATGTCGTATCCGATCATGCAGGAGTACTACCGGGACACCTACGGGAAAATAGACGTCCACGAACACGGAGGGAATAATCCCCTCTACAACCCGTTGCTGTTCCAGCCGTTCTATGGGATGGACAAGGACCGCAAGGGCATCGGATACCACGCGCCCATGCTGTTCAAGGGCTGGATTGGAGGGGACAAGAATACCCCAACCAAGGTCAAGGAGGCGAGCGATATCATAAGGATACCTGACAGCG GGAGGCTGTACCAAAAGTTTTACATGGGACCCTACCCTGTCACCATGGGATGGACCATAGGGTCACTGCTGAAGGTGATGACACTGTCCAGGTGCCCTGGCCACGCAATAGTTGCGCTCAAAATCCATAATATGGAAAAGGATACGACGGTGCCAGGCGTCCACgacgacctgctgaacataGCCTTGAACTTGAAATCG GTTTCGTTGCAGACCCTGGAACCAGGCAGGGAAGCGCGAGTGAGGACCTTGATTAAGGGGCCTGCCATGCTGTGCGCAGGAGCTCTAGAATGGCCCCCGTTCGTCAAGGTGGCGAACCCTGAGACGTATATCACGAAGCTCGATGAGGGCGCGGAGTTAGACCTGGAGATAAAGATTGAATGGGGACGGGGCTTTTGGATAGCTGACACCAAGG GGCTCTACCGGACTGAGGAGGGCGCGGACTCCCTGTGCCACAAGAGGAGGAACATAAAGGAggtggacgaggaggacttCTATCCGACCAGCTGCGTCTTCGGAGGATGCAGAATGATACGGCTGTCAGTGCATAAGCTGATGGGCCAGAGGTGGTGTGCAAT GACGTATACGTGCCCAGATCCCATGGATCAGCTGGTCGTAGAGATATGGACCGACGTGTCGACGACGCCCAAGGACGTGCTGGACTTCGGCCTGACTGAAGTGATCGCCTGGATCACTGAGCTGAAGAGGCAGATCTCCCACGACGTGGACTTTGAAAACGAAGATGAGCAGCTGAAGG ACGTGTGGGAAAAGATTGACAAGTACGGGTCACTCAAACACAGGCAGGAGCTTATGGGCGGTCCACCGGTGGTGCCTCTGCACGAATCTGGCATTATTCCCAACTTAAAGGAGAGCGACTGCCACTATCTGCACCCTGGCGATCACAAAAGGATCCCGCAGGCTCCCTTTTCGCTCCCAAATGACAGACCAGAT agACCCAGTCTGGACACGTTGCAATGGCTAGCCGAGCAGCTTCAGAGTGAAGAGTACGAGGACGAGTCGGAAATAAATGCGAAGAACTATGAAAAATTCGTGCCCAAACCCGTGGAAGATACCTTTGAAAACAAGGACATTGACCTTCTGCCAGTAAACGCGGAAATGATTGCATCGCTTAGAATG AGCGGCTTTAACACCATGTCTGACATCATGGGCTTTACCGTCGAGGAGCTGTCTCACTACCCAGGGTTTACGGTGGATGCCGCCAGGAGCATTAAAAGCTTCCTCGATGAGAACAGAACACCTAATGTTTAA